In Schlegelella aquatica, one DNA window encodes the following:
- a CDS encoding NAD(P)H-dependent oxidoreductase, whose product MAVTRILLIQGHPDPDPHRLCHSLAHAYAQGAADAGHEVRRIDVARLDFPLLRTKAEWESGTAPPGLQSAQQDIAWAEHLVLFFPLWLGDMPALLKGFLEQVARPGFAVGRGEGGLGAKLLKGRSARVVVTMGMPALVYRWYFRAHSVRSLERNILGFVGIAPVHETLVGEVEQLDEAARRRWFSKLRSLGRAAM is encoded by the coding sequence CTGGCCGTGACCCGCATCCTCCTGATCCAGGGCCATCCCGACCCCGACCCGCACCGCCTCTGCCACAGCCTGGCCCATGCCTACGCGCAAGGCGCGGCGGACGCCGGGCACGAGGTGCGCCGGATCGACGTGGCCCGCCTCGACTTCCCGCTGCTGCGCACCAAGGCGGAGTGGGAGTCCGGGACCGCCCCGCCGGGCCTGCAGTCGGCCCAGCAGGACATCGCCTGGGCCGAGCACCTGGTGCTGTTCTTCCCGCTGTGGCTGGGCGACATGCCCGCCTTGCTGAAGGGCTTCCTGGAACAGGTGGCGCGGCCGGGCTTCGCCGTGGGGCGTGGCGAGGGCGGCCTGGGCGCCAAGCTGCTCAAGGGGCGCTCGGCGCGCGTCGTGGTCACGATGGGGATGCCGGCGCTCGTCTATCGCTGGTACTTCCGCGCACACAGCGTGCGGTCGCTGGAGCGCAACATCCTGGGCTTCGTCGGCATCGCGCCGGTGCACGAGACGCTGGTCGGCGAGGTCGAGCAGCTCGACGAGGCCGCGCGTCGCCGCTGGTTCTCCAAGCTGCGCAGCCTCGGCCGCGCGGCGATGTGA
- a CDS encoding MFS transporter — protein sequence MRLSPDEHVTADALEHGKRFLVRDAAWASLAGSLQGGVVLVGFALALGAGPMQIGLLAAIPLMAQALQLPAIALVERLQQRRKIAVVAVTAARVLILSMALLPWVADHANRLHLLIAMQFCISALGSVCACALNSWLHQLLPRDGLGAFFAKRLFWSTSIACVGTLAAGQLIDRWPFEPALYAYSASFAAAALAGFMSSWALARVPEPRMVSHPHGTVFSRLGQPLTDANFRNFLVFMASWNVASNFAGPFLTVYLMKHLGLSLGTVTTLWVASQVANALTLYLWGRLSDRLSNKAILSVALPAWFTCVLALVFVAEPQPHRFTLPMLYLIHVVMGTASGGIGLANGNIGLKLAPQGQGTAYLAAISLVGSLVGGTAPLLAGAVAEWLQHSQLSLAFHWASAYAEGDVSVFTLTHWEFLFAISAALGLYVLHRLSKVAEGHDISERVVVQQFALEAMRSVNHLSTVGGMLGNLFTFGRLFDRRLYSRSAWRDQPGRPT from the coding sequence ATGCGATTGAGTCCCGACGAGCACGTCACGGCCGACGCCCTGGAGCACGGCAAACGGTTCCTCGTTCGTGATGCGGCGTGGGCGAGCCTGGCCGGCTCGCTGCAAGGCGGGGTCGTTCTGGTGGGCTTCGCCCTCGCGCTGGGCGCCGGGCCCATGCAGATCGGCCTGCTGGCCGCCATTCCATTGATGGCTCAGGCGCTGCAGCTGCCCGCCATCGCGCTCGTCGAGCGGCTGCAGCAGCGCCGCAAGATCGCCGTCGTGGCCGTCACGGCGGCGCGCGTGCTCATCTTGTCGATGGCCCTCCTGCCCTGGGTGGCCGACCACGCCAACCGCCTGCACCTGCTCATCGCGATGCAGTTCTGCATCTCCGCGCTCGGCTCGGTGTGCGCCTGCGCGCTCAATTCCTGGCTGCACCAGCTCCTGCCCCGCGACGGGCTGGGCGCCTTCTTCGCCAAACGCCTGTTCTGGTCCACCAGCATCGCGTGCGTCGGCACGCTGGCGGCCGGCCAGTTGATCGATCGTTGGCCCTTCGAGCCGGCGCTGTACGCCTACTCGGCGTCCTTCGCTGCCGCGGCCTTGGCGGGCTTCATGAGCTCCTGGGCGCTCGCCCGGGTGCCGGAGCCGCGCATGGTGAGCCATCCGCACGGCACGGTGTTCTCGCGCCTGGGGCAGCCGCTCACCGATGCCAACTTCCGCAACTTCCTCGTGTTCATGGCGTCGTGGAACGTGGCTTCGAACTTCGCCGGGCCCTTCCTCACGGTGTACTTGATGAAGCACCTGGGACTGAGCCTCGGAACGGTGACCACGCTGTGGGTGGCGAGCCAGGTGGCCAACGCGCTGACGCTGTATCTCTGGGGCCGGCTGTCGGACCGCCTCAGCAACAAGGCCATCCTTTCGGTGGCGTTGCCTGCATGGTTCACCTGCGTGCTGGCCCTCGTGTTCGTCGCCGAGCCGCAGCCGCACCGCTTCACGCTGCCCATGCTCTATCTCATCCACGTCGTCATGGGCACGGCCTCCGGAGGGATCGGCCTGGCCAACGGCAACATCGGGCTCAAGCTGGCGCCGCAAGGGCAGGGCACGGCCTATCTGGCGGCCATCAGCCTGGTCGGTTCGCTGGTGGGCGGCACGGCGCCGCTGCTGGCCGGGGCCGTGGCCGAGTGGCTGCAGCACTCACAGCTCTCGCTCGCTTTCCATTGGGCCTCGGCGTATGCCGAGGGTGACGTGTCGGTGTTCACCTTGACGCACTGGGAGTTCCTGTTCGCCATCTCGGCCGCGCTCGGGCTGTATGTGCTGCACCGTCTGTCGAAGGTGGCCGAGGGGCATGACATCAGCGAGCGCGTGGTGGTGCAGCAGTTCGCGCTCGAGGCGATGCGCAGCGTCAATCACCTGTCCACCGTCGGGGGCATGCTGGGCAATCTGTTCACGTTCGGCCGTCTGTTCGACCGCAGGCTCTATTCCCGCTCCGCCTGGCGCGACCAGCCGGGACGGCCGACGTGA
- a CDS encoding ferritin-like domain-containing protein, with protein MHNTTHMGMNRTGAKMSPVDVSRMAEAALAAPETLPEGKSFAAIRGEAITEADRVGSVPLPGTVKGVLTTGMAKLKGEKPEVLIDKLGERLAFERTGVRLYEALITKCQLAADGAFVPPLEALREIREDEARHFLLLQTTLENLGADPTAQTPCADVSAVASMGLVQTLTDPRTTVAQCLNAILMAELADHASWELLISLAEQTGHDEMAETFRAALTQEEAHLGQVKTWLREAVAREAT; from the coding sequence ATGCACAACACCACCCACATGGGGATGAACCGCACCGGCGCGAAGATGTCGCCGGTGGATGTGAGCCGCATGGCCGAGGCCGCCCTGGCCGCACCCGAGACCCTGCCCGAGGGCAAGAGCTTCGCCGCCATTCGCGGCGAGGCGATCACCGAGGCGGACCGCGTCGGCTCCGTCCCCCTGCCCGGCACCGTCAAGGGCGTGCTGACCACCGGCATGGCCAAGCTCAAGGGCGAGAAGCCCGAGGTGCTGATCGACAAGCTGGGCGAACGGCTCGCGTTCGAGAGAACCGGTGTGCGGCTCTACGAGGCGCTCATCACCAAGTGCCAGCTCGCCGCCGACGGTGCGTTCGTGCCGCCGCTGGAGGCCCTGCGCGAGATCCGCGAGGACGAGGCGCGCCACTTCCTGCTGCTGCAGACCACGCTGGAGAACCTGGGCGCCGATCCGACCGCGCAGACGCCCTGCGCGGACGTCTCGGCCGTGGCCAGCATGGGCCTCGTGCAGACGCTCACCGACCCGCGCACCACCGTGGCCCAGTGCCTCAACGCGATCCTGATGGCGGAACTGGCCGATCACGCGAGCTGGGAACTGCTCATCTCGCTGGCCGAGCAGACCGGCCATGACGAGATGGCCGAGACCTTCCGGGCGGCCCTCACGCAGGAGGAGGCGCACCTCGGGCAGGTGAAGACCTGGCTGCGGGAGGCGGTGGCCCGCGAGGCCACTTGA
- a CDS encoding formate dehydrogenase subunit gamma, which translates to MLALISRLIVAASLAWPLSVPAQQTPGAPAPAAPAAAAPATPAAPGEPRPDETNAERAKSQPGNNAPFWRAVRESGEQAGYTSLPAPEAGVLIQRMVQYPGSLRTTAGEAWRQVRNQWIVPYGAALLLIVLLAVALFYWRRGPMGTHEPDTGRLIERFTYFERAAHWTNAIAFSVLAVSGLVMAFGKFFLLPVIGGTLFGGLTYLLKNLHNFAGPLFAVSLVVVILTFVRDNLPRRADLVWLAKGGGLFSGGHVPSHRFNAGEKLLFWGGVFLVGLVTVGSGLVLDKVLPGLEYTRGTMQVAHMIHAVAAIVMMAMFIGHIYMGTVGVRGAYRAMRTGYVDETWAKEHHELWYEDIRAGKIPAQRSRPAEAPARVTPRQA; encoded by the coding sequence ATGCTCGCCCTGATTTCACGTCTGATCGTGGCCGCCAGCCTCGCCTGGCCGCTGAGCGTGCCGGCGCAGCAGACGCCCGGTGCCCCCGCCCCGGCCGCGCCGGCCGCCGCCGCGCCTGCCACACCCGCCGCCCCCGGCGAGCCGCGGCCCGACGAAACCAATGCCGAGCGCGCGAAGAGCCAGCCCGGCAACAACGCACCGTTCTGGCGTGCGGTGCGCGAGTCGGGCGAGCAGGCCGGCTACACCAGCCTGCCCGCCCCCGAGGCGGGTGTGCTGATCCAGCGCATGGTGCAGTATCCGGGCTCCTTGCGCACCACGGCCGGAGAGGCGTGGCGCCAAGTGCGCAACCAGTGGATCGTGCCCTATGGCGCAGCCCTGCTGCTGATCGTGCTGCTGGCCGTCGCGTTGTTCTACTGGCGTCGCGGCCCCATGGGGACGCACGAGCCGGACACCGGCCGTCTGATCGAGCGCTTCACCTACTTCGAGCGTGCCGCGCACTGGACCAACGCCATCGCCTTCTCGGTGCTGGCCGTTTCGGGCCTCGTGATGGCGTTCGGCAAGTTCTTCCTGCTGCCCGTCATCGGCGGCACGCTGTTCGGCGGCCTGACCTACCTGCTCAAGAACCTGCACAACTTCGCCGGGCCGCTGTTCGCGGTGTCGCTGGTCGTGGTGATCCTCACCTTCGTGCGCGACAACCTGCCCCGCCGGGCCGATCTGGTCTGGCTGGCCAAGGGCGGGGGGCTGTTCTCCGGGGGGCACGTGCCCTCGCATCGGTTCAACGCCGGTGAGAAGCTCCTGTTCTGGGGCGGTGTGTTCCTGGTCGGCCTGGTGACCGTGGGCTCGGGCCTGGTGCTGGACAAGGTCCTCCCGGGCCTGGAGTACACGCGCGGCACGATGCAGGTGGCCCACATGATCCACGCGGTCGCCGCGATCGTCATGATGGCGATGTTCATCGGCCACATCTACATGGGCACGGTGGGCGTGAGGGGCGCCTATCGCGCGATGCGCACCGGCTACGTGGACGAGACCTGGGCCAAGGAGCACCATGAGCTCTGGTACGAGGACATTCGCGCAGGGAAGATCCCGGCGCAGCGCAGCCGCCCGGCCGAGGCCCCGGCACGCGTGACGCCCCGCCAGGCCTGA
- a CDS encoding formate dehydrogenase accessory sulfurtransferase FdhD, producing the protein MNAPDSRRPLLSSASTRFTHRAAVFDEFGHERQVEMPAERDLTLYLDKRELVTLMTMGAHPELLALGYLRNQRLVPDVGHIASIQVDWDVNACAITTRGGVPDLEARTARRIVTTGCGQGTVFGSVMDEVESLRLPATRLSQAALYTLLDVIRRHETVYKSAGSVHGCALFHQEQMLIFTEDVGRHNALDAIAGWMWLEGVEGEGKILYTTGRLTSEMVIKAAQMGVAVVISRSGITEMGHRLAERLGMALFARCTNRHFLLYSGRERFDAQPELAGTPPAEARA; encoded by the coding sequence ATGAACGCTCCTGATTCCCGACGCCCGCTGCTCAGCAGCGCCAGTACCCGCTTCACGCATCGCGCCGCCGTCTTCGACGAGTTCGGCCACGAGCGGCAGGTCGAGATGCCGGCCGAACGGGACCTCACCCTGTACCTCGACAAGCGCGAACTGGTCACGCTGATGACGATGGGCGCCCACCCGGAACTGCTCGCCCTGGGCTATCTGCGCAACCAGCGGCTGGTGCCCGACGTCGGCCACATCGCCTCGATCCAGGTGGACTGGGACGTCAACGCCTGTGCGATCACCACCCGAGGCGGCGTGCCGGACCTCGAAGCCCGCACCGCCCGGCGGATCGTGACGACCGGCTGCGGCCAAGGCACGGTGTTCGGTAGCGTGATGGACGAAGTCGAGTCATTGCGGCTGCCGGCCACGCGCCTGTCGCAGGCGGCGCTCTACACCCTGCTCGACGTGATCCGCCGCCATGAGACGGTCTACAAGTCCGCAGGCTCCGTCCACGGCTGCGCGCTGTTCCACCAGGAGCAGATGCTGATCTTCACCGAAGACGTGGGCCGCCACAACGCGCTGGACGCGATCGCCGGCTGGATGTGGCTCGAGGGCGTGGAAGGCGAGGGGAAGATCCTCTACACCACGGGCCGCCTGACCAGCGAGATGGTGATCAAGGCCGCGCAGATGGGCGTGGCCGTGGTGATCTCGCGCTCGGGCATCACCGAGATGGGACACCGGCTGGCCGAGCGGCTCGGCATGGCGCTTTTTGCCCGGTGCACCAACCGGCACTTTCTGCTCTACAGCGGCCGCGAGCGCTTCGACGCCCAGCCGGAACTGGCCGGCACGCCGCCCGCTGAAGCCCGCGCTTGA
- a CDS encoding glycine zipper 2TM domain-containing protein gives MRSVRTLGTLASALVLAAAVSGCANMSERDRNTAIGAAAGGVAGSVLTGGSTAGTIGGAAVGGIIGNQTGKKDR, from the coding sequence ATGAGAAGCGTTCGTACCCTTGGCACCCTGGCCTCGGCGCTGGTGCTGGCAGCCGCCGTGAGCGGCTGTGCCAACATGTCGGAGCGCGACCGCAACACCGCCATTGGCGCGGCCGCCGGTGGCGTGGCCGGCTCGGTGCTCACCGGCGGCAGTACCGCGGGCACCATCGGCGGCGCGGCCGTGGGCGGCATCATCGGCAACCAGACGGGCAAGAAGGACCGCTGA
- the dcd gene encoding dCTP deaminase yields MSIKSDKWIRRMAEQHGMIEPFEPSQVRYAADGHKIVSYGTSSYGYDIRCANEFKIFTNINSTIVDPKAFDEKSFVDFVGDVCIIPPNSFALARTVEYFRIPRNVLTICVGKSTYARCGIIVNVTPFEPEWEGYVTLEFSNTTPLPAKIYAGEGCAQVLFFESDEVCETSYRDRGGKYQGQRGVTLPKT; encoded by the coding sequence ATGAGCATCAAGAGCGACAAATGGATCCGGCGCATGGCCGAGCAGCACGGCATGATCGAGCCCTTCGAGCCGTCGCAGGTGCGCTATGCGGCCGACGGCCACAAGATCGTGAGCTACGGCACCAGCAGCTACGGTTACGACATCCGTTGCGCCAACGAGTTCAAGATCTTCACCAACATCAACTCGACCATCGTCGACCCCAAGGCCTTCGATGAGAAGAGCTTCGTGGACTTCGTCGGCGACGTATGCATCATCCCGCCCAACAGCTTCGCGCTCGCCCGCACGGTCGAGTACTTCCGCATCCCGCGCAACGTGCTCACCATCTGCGTGGGCAAGAGCACCTACGCACGCTGCGGCATCATCGTCAACGTGACGCCCTTCGAGCCCGAGTGGGAGGGCTACGTCACCCTCGAGTTCAGCAACACCACGCCGCTGCCGGCCAAGATCTACGCCGGTGAGGGCTGCGCGCAGGTGCTGTTCTTCGAAAGCGACGAGGTCTGCGAGACGAGCTACCGCGACCGCGGGGGCAAGTACCAAGGCCAGCGCGGCGTGACGCTGCCCAAGACCTGA
- a CDS encoding putative bifunctional diguanylate cyclase/phosphodiesterase, whose protein sequence is MDGGRKQAVTHTQPNETAWWEMVPGLVVAAGTDGTPVYVSDAFRDAAGCREGDGGWLDGLEPGSRDELLDHLARRQDFSVCLRWQWPDAGARWLECTGYWHPGRAHHVCLFHDVTSGKTAELEARAQAELLRMTADNVPALIAYYSAHDYTCLFANKQYAQTFGWDERSIVGRTFAEVIGEDAAQEIDPHVQKVVRDRQPVSYVRKRSLPDGRTQWIEVSLRPHFDAQGQAIAAFVLIIDITRHRLAEQAVRESEERLAKFMQASAEGVVFHQDGYITDVNPPVCELVGYSREELLGRHTLDFISPEHRAKVAHLQATGQDATYESEIIHRSGERIPVEFIGRTMVRNGERLRMSIVRDIRDRHAAQRRIRHLAHHDVLTGLPNRLAFMEDLEHRLAVARNNDERLALLFIDLDNFKRVNDSLGHLVGDKLLQSVAGRLAGSLRSSDRVARFGGDEFLALLSNARRRDDVEDVARKLLAAVEVPIEVERRMLSVTPSIGIALFPDDAETPGDLVRHADQALYLAKARGRANFQFFDPARADAAYEALLLEGELSQALERGEFELMYQPQVRLTDGRPVGAEALLRWRHPQRGLMLPGEFLPAIENQRLMLPLGQWVLTEALRQARRWTALLGRPFPVAVNLSNVQFHASNLLATIERSLRQEDVPGHLLELELSERMLMDDLPEVQRKLQRLKQWGVQLAVDDFGTGYFSLRHLKELPIDKVKIDRSFVLELPGSAGSAAIAQSIIQVARSMGHRVTAEGVENEAQRAFLEVHGCDEYQGFLAAEALPGDRFVAWMRERLTGPALA, encoded by the coding sequence ATGGATGGGGGCCGCAAGCAGGCTGTCACACACACACAGCCCAACGAGACGGCATGGTGGGAAATGGTGCCCGGCTTGGTGGTGGCCGCCGGCACGGACGGGACCCCTGTCTACGTAAGCGATGCCTTCCGCGACGCCGCGGGCTGCCGCGAGGGTGATGGCGGCTGGCTCGACGGGCTGGAACCCGGCTCGCGCGACGAGCTTCTCGACCACCTGGCGCGCCGCCAGGACTTCAGCGTCTGCCTGCGATGGCAGTGGCCCGACGCCGGGGCGCGCTGGCTCGAATGTACGGGCTACTGGCACCCGGGCAGGGCGCATCACGTGTGCCTCTTCCACGATGTCACGAGCGGCAAGACCGCCGAGCTGGAGGCCCGGGCCCAGGCCGAGTTGCTGCGCATGACGGCCGACAACGTGCCCGCGCTGATCGCGTACTACTCGGCGCACGACTACACCTGCCTGTTCGCGAACAAGCAATACGCCCAGACCTTCGGCTGGGACGAGCGCAGCATCGTCGGACGCACCTTCGCCGAGGTGATCGGCGAGGACGCCGCGCAGGAGATCGATCCGCACGTGCAGAAGGTGGTGCGCGACCGCCAGCCGGTGTCCTACGTGCGCAAGCGCTCGCTGCCCGACGGCCGCACGCAGTGGATCGAGGTCTCGCTGCGTCCGCACTTCGATGCCCAAGGCCAAGCCATCGCGGCCTTCGTGCTGATCATCGACATCACCCGCCACCGCCTGGCCGAGCAGGCCGTGCGCGAGTCCGAGGAGCGGCTGGCGAAGTTCATGCAGGCCAGCGCAGAAGGGGTGGTGTTCCACCAGGACGGCTATATCACCGACGTCAATCCTCCGGTGTGTGAACTCGTCGGCTACTCGCGCGAGGAACTGCTCGGCCGCCATACGCTGGACTTCATCTCCCCCGAACACCGCGCGAAGGTGGCCCACCTCCAGGCCACCGGGCAGGACGCCACCTACGAGAGCGAGATCATCCACAGGAGCGGCGAGCGCATCCCGGTGGAGTTCATCGGCCGCACGATGGTGCGCAACGGCGAGCGCCTGCGCATGTCCATCGTGCGCGACATCCGCGACCGGCACGCCGCCCAGCGGCGCATCCGGCACCTGGCCCACCACGACGTGCTGACCGGCCTGCCGAACCGGCTGGCCTTCATGGAGGACCTCGAGCACCGGCTGGCCGTCGCACGCAACAACGACGAGCGACTGGCCCTGCTCTTCATCGACCTGGACAACTTCAAGCGGGTCAACGATTCGCTGGGCCACCTCGTGGGGGACAAGCTCCTGCAGTCGGTGGCGGGCCGCCTGGCCGGCAGCCTGCGCTCCAGCGACCGCGTCGCCCGCTTCGGCGGCGACGAGTTCCTGGCGCTGCTCAGCAACGCGCGCCGCCGCGACGACGTGGAGGACGTGGCCCGCAAGCTCCTCGCCGCTGTGGAGGTGCCGATCGAAGTCGAGCGACGGATGCTGTCGGTGACACCCTCCATCGGCATCGCCCTCTTTCCCGACGATGCCGAGACGCCCGGCGACCTGGTGCGCCACGCCGACCAGGCGTTGTACCTCGCCAAGGCCCGCGGTCGCGCCAACTTCCAGTTCTTCGACCCGGCGCGCGCCGACGCCGCCTACGAGGCGCTGCTGCTCGAAGGCGAGTTGTCCCAGGCCCTGGAGCGCGGCGAATTCGAGCTGATGTACCAGCCCCAGGTGCGGCTCACCGACGGCCGCCCCGTCGGCGCCGAGGCACTCCTGCGGTGGCGCCACCCCCAACGCGGGCTGATGCTGCCCGGCGAGTTCCTGCCCGCCATCGAGAACCAGCGGCTGATGCTGCCGCTCGGACAGTGGGTGCTGACCGAGGCCTTGCGACAGGCGCGGCGCTGGACGGCCCTGCTCGGCCGCCCCTTCCCCGTCGCGGTGAACCTCTCGAACGTCCAGTTCCACGCCAGCAACCTGCTCGCCACCATCGAGCGCAGCCTGCGGCAGGAAGACGTGCCGGGCCACCTGTTGGAGCTCGAGCTCAGCGAGCGCATGCTGATGGACGACCTCCCGGAAGTGCAGCGCAAGCTGCAGCGGCTCAAGCAATGGGGCGTGCAGCTGGCGGTCGACGACTTCGGCACCGGCTACTTCTCGCTGCGCCACCTCAAGGAACTGCCGATCGACAAGGTCAAGATCGATCGCTCCTTCGTGCTCGAACTGCCCGGCTCGGCGGGCTCCGCAGCAATCGCGCAATCGATCATCCAGGTGGCGCGCAGCATGGGGCACCGGGTGACCGCCGAGGGCGTCGAGAACGAGGCCCAGCGCGCCTTCCTGGAAGTCCACGGCTGCGACGAGTACCAGGGCTTCCTGGCCGCGGAGGCGCTGCCGGGCGATCGCTTCGTGGCCTGGATGCGAGAGCGCCTGACGGGCCCCGCGCTGGCGTGA
- a CDS encoding DUF962 domain-containing protein, producing MRKALDLLTQYAEYHRDRRNIATHFVGVPLIVFAVGVLLGRPQFQFGPWLLTPAWLVFAVAAVWYVTRHLVLGVAVSVAIGVLIALGQPLGQQSTFVWLASGIGAFVVGWVIQFIGHYYEGRKPAFVDDLVGLLVGPMFVVAEAMFALGWNREMLHEIEKRAGPTMLRDLANARS from the coding sequence ATGCGCAAGGCCCTCGACCTGCTGACGCAGTACGCAGAGTACCACCGCGACCGTCGCAACATCGCGACGCATTTCGTCGGCGTCCCCTTGATCGTGTTCGCCGTGGGCGTCCTGCTCGGCCGGCCCCAGTTCCAGTTCGGCCCCTGGCTGCTCACGCCGGCGTGGCTGGTGTTCGCGGTCGCCGCGGTGTGGTATGTCACGCGCCACCTGGTGCTCGGGGTGGCGGTGAGCGTGGCGATCGGCGTCCTGATCGCGCTCGGCCAGCCCCTCGGCCAGCAAAGCACGTTCGTGTGGCTGGCGAGCGGCATCGGCGCCTTCGTGGTGGGCTGGGTGATCCAGTTCATCGGCCACTACTACGAAGGGCGCAAGCCCGCCTTCGTCGACGACCTGGTCGGCCTGCTGGTGGGCCCGATGTTCGTGGTGGCCGAGGCCATGTTCGCGCTCGGCTGGAACCGCGAGATGCTGCACGAGATCGAGAAGCGGGCCGGCCCGACGATGCTGCGCGACCTGGCGAACGCCCGTTCCTGA
- the ypfJ gene encoding KPN_02809 family neutral zinc metallopeptidase codes for MRWQGRRESENVEDRRSAGVPGLGGLRLGGGLGIGGVLVALVLSWLLGINPLTLLGMMEATGPAPDSRSVPAQSLPADDSMGRFVAVVLADTEDVWNQLFSRAGADYREPRLVLFRGATATACGRGQAAMGPFYCPADERVYIDLEFFDTLRQRLGAPGDFAQAYVIAHEVGHHVQRLLGITDQVESMRGRVSEAQFNALSVRLELQADCFAGVWAHHAERSKQVLEHGDLDEALRAAAQIGDDTLQRRTQGQVVPESFTHGTSAQRARWFRRGWEGGSVQACNTFEAREL; via the coding sequence ATGCGTTGGCAAGGCCGCCGCGAAAGCGAGAACGTGGAGGACCGCCGATCCGCCGGCGTACCGGGCCTGGGGGGCCTGCGGCTCGGGGGCGGGCTGGGCATCGGCGGCGTGCTGGTGGCGCTGGTGCTCAGCTGGCTGCTCGGCATCAACCCGCTGACCTTGCTCGGCATGATGGAGGCGACGGGGCCGGCGCCCGATTCGCGCTCCGTGCCGGCGCAAAGCCTGCCGGCCGACGACTCGATGGGGCGGTTCGTCGCCGTCGTGCTGGCCGACACCGAGGACGTGTGGAACCAGCTCTTCTCGCGCGCCGGGGCCGACTACCGGGAGCCGCGCCTCGTGCTCTTTCGAGGGGCGACTGCCACGGCCTGCGGGCGGGGGCAGGCGGCCATGGGGCCGTTCTATTGCCCGGCCGACGAGCGGGTGTACATCGACCTGGAGTTCTTCGACACCCTGCGGCAGCGCCTGGGCGCGCCGGGCGACTTCGCGCAGGCTTATGTGATTGCGCACGAGGTGGGTCACCACGTCCAGCGCCTGCTCGGCATCACCGACCAGGTGGAGTCCATGCGCGGGCGTGTGAGCGAGGCCCAGTTCAACGCCTTGTCCGTGCGGCTCGAGCTGCAGGCCGACTGCTTCGCGGGCGTGTGGGCCCACCACGCCGAGCGCAGCAAGCAGGTGCTGGAGCACGGCGATCTGGACGAGGCGCTGCGTGCGGCCGCTCAGATCGGCGACGACACCTTGCAGCGGCGAACGCAAGGGCAGGTGGTGCCGGAGAGCTTCACCCACGGCACCAGTGCCCAGCGGGCCCGGTGGTTCCGCCGGGGCTGGGAAGGCGGCAGCGTCCAAGCGTGCAACACATTCGAGGCCCGGGAGCTCTGA
- a CDS encoding DUF1801 domain-containing protein, which yields MRSPVRPAALVAAYFDALLPEQRLTAQSLQRAVLEAAPELEQSVKWGNLVFGLRGQNLMAIVTHKGHANLQFFQGAGLAARFPQLEGGGKGLRHLKCRYRQPIDEPLIKALVRAAVEDAAA from the coding sequence ATGAGATCCCCGGTGAGACCGGCCGCGCTGGTGGCCGCCTACTTCGACGCCCTCCTGCCGGAGCAGCGGCTGACCGCCCAGTCTCTGCAGCGGGCCGTGCTGGAGGCCGCGCCTGAGCTGGAGCAGTCCGTCAAGTGGGGCAATCTGGTGTTCGGTCTGCGCGGGCAGAACCTCATGGCCATCGTCACGCACAAGGGCCATGCCAATCTGCAGTTCTTCCAAGGGGCTGGGCTGGCCGCGCGCTTCCCTCAGTTGGAAGGCGGGGGCAAGGGGTTGCGCCATCTGAAGTGCCGCTATCGCCAGCCGATCGACGAGCCGCTCATCAAGGCGCTGGTGCGGGCGGCCGTGGAAGACGCCGCGGCTTGA